A stretch of DNA from Solenopsis invicta isolate M01_SB chromosome 5, UNIL_Sinv_3.0, whole genome shotgun sequence:
aaaaaagaaatcttccaataaaattttcttagttTTTAAAGACGCATCTATGGTAGAAAAATGGACACATCTATGAATACAGATGTTTTAATctcttaattttatatgaatataaataaaacgacCCACAAATACTATTAAGATTCTACTTTGATTAATAGGTTCTTGATTGATAAATCATTGCAAAATCAACAACTGATAATTAAAATAGTGTGAACATGGCATCACTTTATGCTTTGTTGCATTACTTTATGctataagtttaataaattttatttatatatttagtatatatatatatatatatatatatatatataataaaaaaatattttttacattaaatatataatattttaagattatgaatatttttaatttaatcgattttttatttgaatcttaatgatttatgatttataatagtATGCCATACTCGTGTAACTGGTCACATCGCTCCTTGcaacttttaataaaagtgCAAAAAACAATAGGCCGCAGAACCGCATGTTGACTGGATTACTTAAAGCACTACTGCATCAGCAGAGTTGTTACATGATTATATAGTATCAGTGGTATTGTATCTTTAAGATAATTCCCCACTTCTATTCTTCTCTCATTCAATAGCCTTGAATTGGATCAATATATGAGATGATAGAGATATAACTGATATATATTTTGatcaaaatgtatgtaaaacatTAAACAAACATGTTTTCGCGCGATTACATTGTATACGTACATATTTATCGTGAATAGCGGACTTTTTCTATACGTtcgaattttgtaattataaattatgtaatttactcGGACTTTAACGTAGTTTTGCATACTatagtatttaattaatactaatgTATCTAatcaaacttaaatttaaataataatgttaataattgacGAATAGCTATTTTATTGTGATATCGAAGTAAAAATCATCAacttactaattttattttttaatatttttattggttatttatatttttatttatacataaaatatatcgtTAAGACAATAAATTGAAcgatttttatagataaaaatatgctATTGTAATTTCATAGTAATCAATTTATACACGTGCTATACAACGCAGATGTTTTTACAAGATCGCCAATACATTTCtcagacatatatatatataaaaagattattttagtCACGTATACTTCAATCTTCGATTACAAGATCGTCCATCATTTCTTCGAGTGTAATCTGCGGAATGCTCGGATCTATCTCGTTAGTATCAACTGGGATGTGTTTTCGAATATctctatatatattaatattttgcctCAATTCTGGATCTTCTTCCAGCTCGTCAAGGAATTCATTATATTcgctgtaaaatataattatgaaacaaTTTGCAGTACGCAAACTTACGggttttatacattgtttttcaacaTACTTATTTTCTGTACTCATGCTGGCTACTTCGTCAGTAATATGCTTCAACTTCCACACTCGTGCTTTGCGACGGGCCGCCTTGTTGTGGTTGTAAAACTTCTTTACCAAAACAATATCGGGTATTAAATCTTCAGATAGTTTCTCGAAATTGGTATCGTTAATATTACTCTCTTTCAGAGTATAGCTGcaataaacaaatacaaaacaaaaacttacatatgcttttataaaatatttatcctaTCGTAATAACGTAAGCTACATACATACGCAAATACACATATTAGTagcttcaaaaaaattttagatataaatttacttatttttgcatcataaatcgaaaattttttaaagttactagtattacatatacaaatttatttttaaattattatcgattaCATAACTCACCCAAGTACTGAATCGCCTGGTTTAAGTATATGGCCTAAATGTGTACGTGTGTGAGTTGGATTATCATTTATCCCCAATTCAGATGCTTTCACTAGCCATGCATCCGCTATaatatgctttaaaaaaaaaaaagtttagcttgaatgaattgtgtattaaaTTTCTCATGTTGATAGAAAGATAAATTATCTTATCTTCTTAACTTAAGTGATATAGATTATTATAGACAATCATGTTTGAGTAGAAATAATACAGGCAGAAAACTTACTTTATTAGAAATAGATCCTTGTCCTGGgaaaatttttctatctttattttttattggttCAATATCCATCACAATATACTCTGTTAGTTGTTTTGGATCGCATATACTATTGAAGTTATTTCTCCAGTAGACAGTCGCACTAATTTCAGCAACTAAATAAAACATGTCACTATGTAGtatcaaattatttgaaattaatactAATATCACAGCTTACTTTGTCCTGATAAAAAGTCTATAAGGTGCACAGAATTTGTGATTCGATATACCAAACAAATAGGACTAATGCCACCCAATTGTTGAGCCAATTTTCGTGGTAGACAGACTACACTATCCTTGGAAAGTGGAACAATCTCAACGCTGTAAATGGTACAATAAAAGAGttaaataaaatcgaaataaaacacaaatatgTGCTGCATATAATACCTGAATGTAAACttgtaattgtataaattactATGACAATCgtgtgaaattaatttctttgaatGATTGTAGTGGCATGGCATGACCGTCATTAGAAAATCAACCATTTTTCTAGCTGTAGCTTCGTTTGCGTAAAAGAAGTCTAGACCGTCTGTAAAcgttagaatattttatatatctgtcACACGTGTAcacaacaatatattattagCATCGAAAAGGCTTTTGTGAAACGCAATATTTACCATGAATAGGTTTTATACCCAGTGTATGCTCATGTGCTTTATGTTTCAATATCAActgttctaaataataaaaggtTTTCTTGTTTGTTGCTCTCTGTCGAACTTGTACCTATAAGAGACAAGGTGAAaccatatacagggtgattattaatgaatgaccacactttttaccataggagcacgcattcgtaatttctaatataataatatgttagaaatacgtaaatacgtcggtaaatcatgctatgataaaaagtggggacattcattaataatcaccttatatatacatatgtataatcatTCAACTCAATTGCGAATttttctcttctaaattttttttttttttaaacttacacATGCACGCCAATAGTCTTTAGCTTCTACACGGTGACAGTCTTCACACATCTGATGATTGACGACATATTCAACTACAAATACTTGCTGCAGGACTGTCCCACCAAGTACTTCTGCATGAACAGTTAGTTttacctaaaaaaaatatagatatgataaaatgaaaatttacttGTATCATCTATACAAAACTCACTTTCAATCTTTTGGAATGTGGTTCGGTCCATACAAAACTGGCGTCTATCAACTTCACGCGATTCAATCCCTTTAACTTTTTCAAGCACAGCGACAAGAGTTCCTTGGATTCCAGTGCAGCATGAATCCAGTCAGCAGGTGGCTGAAGATACCTGATAATGAACATAATATtaacttaaacaaattaatatattttgatacatttcaaaaaaatttcttgattgtttttttacttcatatttatcaacatttaattatatatatcaactttaattaaaaatatttttctataagtaGGTTTATACACcattaattatgctacattctCATAgctatttatttgtaatttatgtcaaagagtatttaaataattttatttaaaaaatatatacctttCACAACTTTTGCAAAACTGAATGGTTGCTTGTTTGGGGATGCCCTCAGTAATGTCGACGTGCGTACGCAGGCATCCTACACACATATTGGCAGGATTTGGTTCAATAAGAAGCCCACATTCACAGCAGAGGCTACGGGTGAAGAtataaattcacatttatatGCTTGCGAGAATCATTGTTATCTTACgagacaataaatatttataaaatttatataaaatatcttacaaaatatattacacatatacatacatcatTCCTTTCTTCTGTGCTTCATCAGGAACTTCAATGTACTCCATTTTATGCGCCtgcaattaaaaaagataagaatTTAAGCATGCTCCATATTCATCTTCTTGTGGAAAAGTTTATCTCTTCAATCATTAAAATTCCAAGTTTGAAGACAAAAAGTACGTATTATACATTACCTCCACACCAGATCgtatcgtagataaaaaaatttatgtgctCTTTTGACAAAACTTTCCGCTTACAGGGACTGAATAAAAAACTTTGcttgtgaaattatttataacattctaCTTCGAAAAACGTGAAGATTATCTAAAACTCAAGCACCTGCTAGCAGCGTGGAGGCAAAAATTTAAAGCCTAACCTAAAAATCGCAATACAGTTAACCTCGTTATGTTGCATCACGAATAGATCGAAATTTTCATGTCTCGAGATACGCGGTGAATTTATCCAATCGCGACGATCAGGCATGAGACGTCTTTATGCCAATTGGTCAGATCTCGAGATTTCGATTTTTATCTCGATATGAGACACTTCGATAGAACTCGCCTAACTTCACGTTGGAAGGCGATCAATCGCTGTGCCGCTATATTCACTCGAATCAGTGCGATTAGCGAAGCCGTCGCGTGGGAGAGCGTTGGAAGGCATGGTCCGAAGTATTTATGTAACTTCATTTTGATGAAGCGGAAAACGGCTGGTCGCTGTCAACGGACCAGGACACGAGGTAAATAAGTCTTATCATACCTGGTGACGAAGATAACGACGTTGACGCGGCGGCGGAAGCGGCGCAGAAACGGAGAAGACGAATCGGCGAAGTGGGTTTTCTTGCAGACGGGCGAAGTCACGAGGTTCTTCGCGGGCCGCTGAGTTAGGATCCCGAGGATGGGCTCCGGCCAAAGCGCCCGCAAATTGACCATCTCGAACGAGGAGGAAGTCGGGGTGATCAAGGTCTCAAACGCGATCGTGCAACGTCTCGCCCAGGGAGAGAGGACGAGGGCCCGCGGCGAACCATCGTCAGAGGCGAGATCCGGCGCGCCTCCGATCCAACAGTCGGCACCTTCTGGTGTAACGACTGTCTCGCCTCAAGCCAGCCAGGAAGCGACGCCTGGACAACCGGTGTATTATTATCCGGAGTTAACAATGTCCGCTCTTCAAATGCAGCAGCAGATGGAAGAGGAGTTGAAGCGACAGGATCAGTATTGGCAGAGGCGTTTAAGGAATCTGGAGGACGGTTATCAGAGGATCAATCGCGTCTTGGAGGACGAATACAAGAAGGCGGCTAGTGAGACCTCCGTCGCTAATCCTGGTGAGCTTAGATAGCATTTAACAATttcatttattctttaattcGAGTTTGCTGAACAGATTTAATTGCATTCCGCAAAAAAGCAATAATTTAGTCAATAATTTAGTGTTTAATGACTCCTTGATATGATTAATTGATATACATAGATCCAGTAAAAAACTGAAGATGAGAATCAATCGcgaataaaagattattaagtAATTCTTCAATACTTTAGTAAGAATACTTCAATAATTCAAGAATTATATAGGTACTTAGCTGCTTTTTTTGACTTGAATAcagtcttaataaaaaatatatgtaatttaataaaataaatttcttgataatttataaatatcattataataaattatattaataacacaatactttgtactaaataatacttttatgcacTGTAGCagctttccaatttaatataaatatgtatcatTACAGGACAGAAAATTGCAGATATTCAAAATACAGTGCAACCATGCTTGGAGAACAGTAATAAAGTCCTAAAGTGTTTCCAGGATCATCCCAAGGAGACTCTTAAATGTTCGAACTTGGTGGAAGAGTTTTCTCATTGTGTCTGGAATGTGCACTACGCACGCATGATCGAAACGCGTTCGTAATATGTTCTACTTGCGCGTCTCGTGGATAACATCTCAAAAAACATTTAgtcgaaaaataataaattgtacatcaAAGTGTATTGCCTAAAATGTTTATCTCAGCAGAATTGTCGCTGATGGAAAGTAGTGTAAAGTGAAGAGTacacgagaaaaaaaatgtaaaaaatatatgaatattgtaatttataataaaatggtAATTGTTACATGAGCgagataaatattgttaaacattAAACAGAAAGTACATTTATTAATAGTGTTCAATCTATCCAATCAGTCTAATcaatagtatattttattaattctctattttatagtacatattttataatgtcgAAACATGTGTACTAAAATACCGATGTTATGATTATGCAGGAAAGACACGCGAAGGCCCACTGGAACAACTTATTTTGAGGTTCTTATACATTTCTATTTATAGATCAAAATGTATATCTACAACATAATCCAGGGTATATGACCTAAACGAAGGCCTACAATAGCACAGCACACAAAGTGTagatgtatatgtatgtatatgtacacgTGTGtgtctaatataaatatatatatatatatatatatatatatatatatatatttgtatgattagtaaatataaaacgaaaaatattgcaaatgccAAGGTTGGAAGTATATTCGAAATATATTGTctaaaatgtatgtaaaatatatattctatttatacattattaatacttGCCGAATAGCGTGCAGTAATCAATTATTCTTGTGCAGTACAAAATAATAGTTGATGGACAAGAACCCTATCATCAAAATTtgtactttttcaaaaaaaaaaaaaaatacaaagcaactataacaaaaactttaatttatagaaTTCTTAGAATTACATTTGTTAATGATAATATAAGTAACGAATCAAGAAATATATCACGAATTAAGAAAGACTGATATGGACTTTGTCCACACAGGACAGCGCACAAAGTTGGAAAGAGGATGTACAGTGTATCATGAGGCACATAACACCATCACACAATACTAATATTTGTATACAATCTTTCTAACgaaagtatataaatgttttaatatcgtaaaatgTGACTCCCGTTTAAATAATGCATATTATGTAATACAGATTATGTAATATAACGTTACAAAAGGACAACTTTTCATGGACAAAAGAATTTATGAGCAAATAATGATTAGGAAAAAACAGGTAAATGAGAAAACCTCAATTGTTTAATCAGTTTTCTTATCACTAGATTGCAAGAGTTTCGCATGTTCCTTAGTCAAACGATCATATTCCTTTGTAAGCGATTCCGCCTGTGATTTTATCGCTTCTTTATCCTTCTTTTCCTTAGTCAAATTGCTCTCGAGGTCCTGATTCTTAGCTTGTAATTCCTTAATTTGACTTTTCAGTTCCGAGACGGCTTTATCGTGCGCCTCGTTGGAGTCATTCTGCAAACTCTCACCAATCGTTCTCTGGGACAACAGACTCCTAGCTGTTGTCGTCGCAGATTGAGCCTGTCGCATAGCCGCTTCATTTTGCGCGAGCAAAGAAGCTTGGGCAGAGATTAGGTTGACAAGACGGCGTATCACCAAACTCAAGAACAATGCAAAACCAGATATATAGAAATTCCTCTGTGCACGAAACAATCTCAtgttttctgaaaaaataaataagaataaaattaaatatacaaaaaaatacaaaaggacattatacatatataatatcatTCACCTTGCATTTCAAGGTTCAATTGATGACGATCTGTGTGATCCAAGCTCGAGGAGTATTTCCGCATCTCTCGAATGGCATCCAATAGAAAGAGGATTAGGACACCCAACAAAATCACAAAGTAAATGGAAGCCTGATTATTTATACTTTGTAAGAACCGAGACTTGAAGAGCTTTTGCCATCTCGTCGGCGAAGCTACTGGCAATACTAGGAGAAGAACAATCGCAATCTCGATATAGAGAAAACCAGCAATGAGCGTCCACTGTAGACTCATGTTTGTTTTTTACTCTTCTGtccttatatatataaatatatctgcCAAGATATCtggaaaaaaatgatgaaacaCAAGTgacaacataattattatatttcaagatCTTGAAAATCTCaaatgttgataaaaatttctttttattggaAGAACCTTTCATCCTTCCAAAAAACGCGGCATAACACCTACTTTTCTAGTATTCGCGAAATGCCTGCGCAACAgtattacatgtataaaaaaaaaccgttatTCACATCGCCACGATAATAACACTTCTCGAGGAGTGCGTGCAATCAGAATCGACAGGATGACACGCGGATTTTGCAAAGGCTCGTTCGTGACGCAACGTCATTTTATGATGAACAAGGAGATTCGTAAGAATCTCATTGATTAATTTGATCGTCCTCGAAGCTTGGACTGTCATGTTTCGCGCGCATAGAACGAAACATACGTTAATTGCTACGTAAAATGATTCTCAAATCAATTCGGACATTGGA
This window harbors:
- the LOC105205653 gene encoding 60S ribosomal export protein NMD3; translated protein: MEYIEVPDEAQKKGMILCCECGLLIEPNPANMCVGCLRTHVDITEGIPKQATIQFCKSCERYLQPPADWIHAALESKELLSLCLKKLKGLNRVKLIDASFVWTEPHSKRLKVKLTVHAEVLGGTVLQQVFVVEYVVNHQMCEDCHRVEAKDYWRACVQVRQRATNKKTFYYLEQLILKHKAHEHTLGIKPIHDGLDFFYANEATARKMVDFLMTVMPCHYNHSKKLISHDCHSNLYNYKFTFSVEIVPLSKDSVVCLPRKLAQQLGGISPICLVYRITNSVHLIDFLSGQIAEISATVYWRNNFNSICDPKQLTEYIVMDIEPIKNKDRKIFPGQGSISNKHIIADAWLVKASELGINDNPTHTRTHLGHILKPGDSVLGYTLKESNINDTNFEKLSEDLIPDIVLVKKFYNHNKAARRKARVWKLKHITDEVASMSTENNEYNEFLDELEEDPELRQNINIYRDIRKHIPVDTNEIDPSIPQITLEEMMDDLVIED
- the LOC105205621 gene encoding B-cell receptor-associated protein 31, which produces MSLQWTLIAGFLYIEIAIVLLLVLPVASPTRWQKLFKSRFLQSINNQASIYFVILLGVLILFLLDAIREMRKYSSSLDHTDRHQLNLEMQENMRLFRAQRNFYISGFALFLSLVIRRLVNLISAQASLLAQNEAAMRQAQSATTTARSLLSQRTIGESLQNDSNEAHDKAVSELKSQIKELQAKNQDLESNLTKEKKDKEAIKSQAESLTKEYDRLTKEHAKLLQSSDKKTD
- the LOC105205652 gene encoding uncharacterized protein LOC105205652 is translated as MGSGQSARKLTISNEEEVGVIKVSNAIVQRLAQGERTRARGEPSSEARSGAPPIQQSAPSGVTTVSPQASQEATPGQPVYYYPELTMSALQMQQQMEEELKRQDQYWQRRLRNLEDGYQRINRVLEDEYKKAASETSVANPGQKIADIQNTVQPCLENSNKVLKCFQDHPKETLKCSNLVEEFSHCVWNVHYARMIETRS